From the Alkalibacter rhizosphaerae genome, one window contains:
- the rimI gene encoding ribosomal protein S18-alanine N-acetyltransferase translates to MDRPMTMKVEPMSLHHLDAILSLERSAFAIPWSRGMFEEELKNPLARYYVLQLESQVVGYAGMWVVLNEGHITNIAVAPSNRRMGIGKRLLEHLLGEGEKMGVDSFTLEVRKSNGAALALYGSCGFVPAGIRKKYYSDNGEDAVIMWRNHG, encoded by the coding sequence ATGGATAGACCGATGACCATGAAAGTGGAACCAATGTCCCTTCACCATCTGGATGCCATCCTTTCCTTGGAACGCAGCGCCTTCGCCATTCCATGGAGCCGGGGAATGTTCGAAGAGGAATTGAAAAATCCTCTGGCCAGATATTACGTACTCCAGCTGGAAAGTCAGGTTGTCGGATACGCCGGCATGTGGGTGGTGCTCAACGAAGGTCACATCACCAATATTGCCGTGGCCCCTTCGAACCGTCGAATGGGGATCGGCAAAAGATTGCTGGAACATTTGCTGGGGGAGGGTGAAAAAATGGGCGTGGATTCCTTTACCCTGGAAGTGCGAAAAAGCAATGGGGCTGCTTTGGCCTTGTATGGATCCTGCGGTTTTGTACCCGCCGGCATTCGAAAAAAATACTACAGCGACAACGGAGAAGACGCTGTGATCATGTGGAGGAATCATGGGTAG
- a CDS encoding TIGR01906 family membrane protein, which translates to MGRKWIAIMIVLLVPLVLLLTGVEIATRDDAFFRQQYQANDVMDNTGMNLDTLMEVTDEIQAYLFGNREDLHIRADIHGEEQDVFNEREIVHMDDVEVLFARGLLIRNMALAFLLITVAVALSRKETFVWKALLAGCVLLIAGGLLIGLLLYLDFNRYFVLFHEMFFSNDYWILDPDQSNLINMVPLPFFINIAKRILLWTVGGTVLVAFLSVLGLKFGGNHEKRRNHIGD; encoded by the coding sequence ATGGGTAGAAAATGGATCGCGATAATGATAGTACTGCTTGTTCCATTGGTGCTCTTGTTGACTGGAGTGGAGATCGCCACCAGGGACGATGCTTTTTTTCGGCAGCAGTATCAAGCAAATGATGTTATGGATAATACGGGAATGAACCTGGACACCCTCATGGAGGTCACCGATGAGATCCAGGCCTACCTCTTCGGTAATCGGGAAGATCTGCATATCCGGGCCGACATCCACGGAGAAGAACAGGACGTGTTCAATGAACGGGAGATCGTCCACATGGACGACGTGGAGGTCCTCTTTGCCCGGGGGTTGTTGATTCGAAACATGGCCTTGGCTTTTTTGCTGATCACCGTGGCAGTGGCACTGTCAAGGAAGGAAACTTTCGTATGGAAGGCCTTGTTGGCGGGCTGTGTTCTGTTGATCGCAGGAGGCCTCCTTATTGGGCTGCTGCTCTATTTGGATTTCAACCGATATTTCGTCCTATTTCATGAAATGTTTTTTTCCAATGACTACTGGATCCTGGATCCGGATCAAAGTAATCTGATCAACATGGTGCCCTTGCCCTTTTTCATCAATATCGCAAAACGGATCCTGCTATGGACAGTGGGAGGGACCGTACTGGTGGCTTTTCTGTCCGTGTTGGGTTTAAAGTTTGGAGGAAATCATGAAAAAAGACGCAATCATATTGGGGATTGA
- a CDS encoding CapA family protein — MKRKRNKNIPGLAVRLVIVIMVVLVGIQLFQSREETTLGQEAAPSVQTPSDSYIDGFFTTPDGKPMEYTQTVRLASTGDIMTHGTQINGAYDRASGAYDFKPNFVHVKKYFESAHMPVANLETVTAGGTPQGYPVFNAPDAILDAVQYAGIRLLGTANNHSLDKGKSGLLRTLDQLKSRGLLSTGSFREPEQEITTMEENGVKVGFLAYTYGLNGLDGYLTDQERSYMINLIDEDKIRSDIQKAKEQGCDAVAVLIHWGNEYQQTPNAQQKDLAEKMLEWGVDVIFGSHPHVIQPSEMVEVDGAKKYVIYSQGNFLSNQRRETLPSIGVRNYTEDGVIVHVGLEKDPIRNSVVIRSVSYTPTWVHRYATDTGQQYEILPVREMLLREDTSASLRSRLEESYNNTKKNLTMYNGDLDG, encoded by the coding sequence ATGAAAAGAAAAAGGAATAAGAACATACCCGGTTTGGCGGTACGACTTGTCATCGTCATCATGGTGGTCCTGGTCGGGATCCAGCTGTTTCAAAGCAGAGAAGAGACAACACTGGGACAGGAAGCTGCACCATCCGTTCAAACGCCGTCTGACAGCTATATCGACGGTTTTTTCACCACTCCGGACGGGAAACCCATGGAGTATACCCAAACCGTCCGTTTGGCCTCCACGGGGGACATCATGACCCATGGCACCCAGATCAACGGTGCCTATGACCGAGCTTCCGGTGCCTATGATTTCAAACCAAATTTTGTTCATGTGAAGAAATATTTTGAAAGCGCCCACATGCCGGTGGCCAACCTGGAAACCGTGACGGCAGGTGGAACGCCTCAGGGATATCCGGTTTTCAATGCACCGGATGCCATACTGGACGCTGTCCAATATGCGGGGATCCGCTTGTTGGGAACAGCCAACAACCACAGCCTGGACAAGGGAAAATCCGGATTGTTAAGGACTCTGGACCAGCTGAAGAGCCGAGGTCTCCTTTCCACCGGTTCCTTTCGTGAACCGGAGCAGGAGATCACCACTATGGAAGAAAATGGCGTGAAAGTCGGATTTTTGGCCTATACGTACGGCCTCAACGGCTTGGACGGGTATTTGACGGACCAGGAACGATCGTACATGATCAACCTGATCGACGAGGATAAAATTCGAAGCGATATCCAAAAGGCAAAAGAGCAGGGGTGCGACGCCGTAGCGGTACTGATCCATTGGGGAAACGAGTACCAGCAAACTCCCAACGCCCAGCAAAAGGATCTGGCGGAAAAGATGTTAGAATGGGGAGTCGACGTGATCTTTGGCAGCCATCCCCACGTGATCCAACCTTCTGAGATGGTGGAAGTGGACGGAGCAAAAAAATACGTCATCTATTCCCAGGGGAATTTTTTGTCCAATCAACGCAGGGAAACCCTGCCATCCATCGGGGTACGAAATTATACGGAGGATGGAGTCATAGTCCATGTGGGACTGGAAAAGGATCCCATACGAAACAGTGTTGTCATTAGATCTGTCAGTTACACCCCCACATGGGTACATCGATACGCTACTGACACCGGGCAGCAGTACGAGATCTTGCCGGTCCGGGAGATGCTCCTGCGGGAAGATACTTCTGCATCCCTTCGATCCCGGTTGGAGGAATCCTACAACAACACCAAAAAGAACTTGACCATGTACAATGGAGATCTGGATGGATAG